Genomic window (Armatimonadota bacterium):
TCCAATGTCAAAGGCGGGTTCAAACTGCCTCGTGCCGAACTGGTTAGCTGTTGAAGAAGGGAAGTAGTAGAGGTTCAAACCAAGATTGAACTTCGTGAACCCCGACGCATCAAAAGCCACAGGAATGTTGATACCTGCTGCTCCGTAGATGCCTGAACCGGGATCGGCTCCGCCCGTGGTGTTGGAGTCCACCCGAAGTTGCCGGGTGAAGTAGATCCCGCTCGTAGAGCTAAAGCGCGGCGAGACTTCCCCCTTGTAGTTAAACGGATACTCCGGCCCGAAGAAACTCGTCTTCTCGTATCCGGCCGTTAGCATTTGCGAGGTTCCAAGTTGACTGCTCGCGGCCTGAAGTTTAACGTTTTTCGCCGGAAAGAAATCCAAACCGACGTTCGCCTGCTTGTCTTTCATATTCGTCGACAGCACGCCATTGAGCCTCAATTTCGAATTGAGGGGCATGTTCAGACCGATCTGGTAGACGCCACCGGTAGAGCCGTCAGTAAGTTGAGCTGCGGGCTGAAATCCTAGAAGAGTGAATGAAGATGGCCCTTGGGTGCCCACAGAGTCTCCGTATGTGATGCCGCCCTTGTAGACCTCTTGCCCTCCAAATTCGAGTCTAGGAACCTCCTCGACTGCCTTACCCAGGTAGATGATCAGCTGCTCAGATGGCTCATCGAATTTAACTGCAACCACTGGAATCGATTTCGACAAAGTCGACGCTTTCCAGAACTTCGCGTCGAGGATGTTTAATGGAGCACTCTCTTTGGTTCGATTGTCAACTAGGGGTCCCTTCAACAAACTTGAATGGATCACAACCGCAGCAACACCTGTACTCTCGCTGGCTGGCTGAACCTGAACCAGCTTGAATTGCCTCAAGATCAATGGTGGTTGATAAGATTCTTGGCCACCTCCAATGGTGATTTTTTGCTGAGCAAACACACTTGTAGCCAAACAAAAGCAAACTAGAACTGCGCTACATTTCATAGGAAGCACTATACATCTCAAGCCGAAGCAGAAGGATATGCATACGTTCCGATAATCATTATTATGACTCTTTATGTTGAATCGGAACAGAGTATGCATTTCCTGTTCCGAGTTCCAGCATCTGCTGGGCTATCGAATTCGCTTTTCAGCCAGAGCCAACAAATACTGGCCGTAGTGCGTCTTTTGAAGCGGTCTGCTAATCTCGGTGAGGTGCTGTGCGGAAATCCAGCCTCGACGGAACGCGATTTCCTCTGGACAACACACCATCAGCCCCTGGCGTTGCTCAACAGATTCGACAAACTGAGATGCTTGCAGCATCGACTCGTGCGAGCCAGTGTCAAGCCAGGCGTACCCTCGGCCCATGACCTCAACGCTCATCGAACCCTCTTCGAGGAACAACCGGTTGAGATCAGTAATCTCCAACTCGCCCCTGGCCGACGGCTTGAGGTCCCGAGCCTTGGCGATGACCGAGTTGTCATAAAAGTACAGCCCCGTCACCGCAAAATTGGATTTGGGCGCCTTGGGTTTCTCTTCGAGTCCAATTGCTTTTCCGTTTTCGTCAAACTCGACAACGCCATAAATGGACGCGTCCCTGACCGGATAAGCGAAAACAGTCGCTCCAACCTCCCGCTGATCTGCGTTCTTAAGAAGCAACTCTAAATCGTGACCAAAGAAGATGTTGTCCCCAAGCACTAGCACAGCGGGGTCCTCGCCGACGAAGGAGGCACCAATATGGAAGGCCTGCGCCAGCCCATCTGGCGACGGTTGAACGGTGAATTGAAGAGAAATTCCCCATTGAGACCCGTCCCCCAGCAGGCGCTGGAATGCCGCCTGATCCTCGGGTGTGGTGATGATCAAAATCTCTTTGACTCCGGCCAGCATGAGAACGCTGAGCGGATAATAGATCATCGGCTTGTTGTAGATTGGGCAGAGCTGTTTGCTTGTCCCGAGAGTTACTGGATACAAACGGGTTCCCGAACCACCGGCGAGAATGATGCCTTTTCGCGCCATCAGTTTCGCCCCGCGTAGTTTGTCTCAAGCCATTTCTGATAATCACCGGACTTCACGTCCGCGACCCATGAATCATTCTCTAGGTACCACTGAATTGTCTTGCGGATACCGGTGTCGAAGGTCTCGGTTGGCTCCCATCCGAGCTCGTCCCGAAGTTTTGAGGCGTCGATCGCGTAACGCCAATCGTGCCCAGGGCGGTCAGCGACATACGTGATCAGATGAGAAAGATCGCCCTTCCCCGTTTCTTCTCCCATAAGCCGGCAGATGGTTTTGACAACGTCAATATTCTTCTGCTCAGCGTTGCCGCCAATGTTGTAGGTCTCCCCTTCCCTTCCTCGGTCCACGACCGCCATGATCGCCGAGTTGTGATCGTCCACGTAGAGCCAATCACGAGTGTTGAGTCCTTGACCGTACACGGGCAAGGGCTTCCCTTCTAGGCAGTTCAGAATCATGAGCGGAACAAGCTTTTCAGGGAATTGACGTGGGCCGTAGTTGTTCGAGCAATTCGTGATCGTGACGGGGAGCTTATACGTTCGGTTGTACGCCCGAACCAAGTGGTCAGAAGCTGCTTTTGAAGCTGAATAAGGGGATGACGGATCGTAAGAGGTGGTCTCGACAAAGAAGCCTTCTTCTCCTAGCGAGCCATAGACCTCGTCGGTGGAGACGTGGTGGAAGCGGAAGACTCCTTTCTGCTTTGCGGCCTCCAGAAGGTTAAAGGTGCCGACGATGTTGGATTGAATGAACTCGGCTGGCCCGGTGATGGATCGATCAACATGGGATTCGGCGGCGAAGTGGATGATGACATCCGGTGCGTACTCAGTGACTAACTCCATCGTGGCGGCAAAGTCGACGAGATCCAGTCTTGAGAACTGGTAGTTCGGCGATGCATCGATCGGACTAAGTGAGGCCATATTGCTTGCGTACGATAGCTTGTCGATGCTATGGAAGTGATCGTTTGGTCGCTCTGCGACGTACTTGACCAAAAAATTTGAGCCGATAAACCCCGCCCCGCCCGTGACCAGATACTTCATAAATTGGAAATCCCCATAAATCGTCGGTTTATGCCGCATGAACCTAAACCGGTAAACTACTTATTATGTTCCTTGACGAGGCCATTGTAGAGTTCACCTCGGGAAAAGGGGGCAGCGGAGCGGTTGCATTCCATACCGAAAAGCACGTACCGCGTGGCGGTCCGAATGGTGCTGATGGCGGACGCGGTGGAGATGTCATTCTCATCGCCGAGCGCGGAAAGCGAACGCTATATGACTTCAAGCTCATGGATCACCATGAGGCCGAGAGCGGCGTTCACGGCCTAGGCAACAAGCGGGGTAAGAACGCCAAGGACATCATCATCAAGCTTCCGGTAGGAACCGTGGTGACGAACGTCGAGACAGGCGAGCTGCTGGTTGACCTCACCAAGCACGGCATGAAGTACATCGTCGCCAAAGGCGGGCGCGGTGGGCACGGCAATATGCACTACGTTAATTCGGTGCGCCAGGCGCCAAATTTTGCCGAGAAGGGGGGTCCAGCGGAGAAGGTCAAGGTAAAGCTCGAACTAAAGCTTCTTGCCGATGTCGCCTTAATCGGGCTACCGAATGCCGGGAAGTCGACTTTGATTAGCTCCATTAGTGCGGCGAAGCCCAAGATCGCAGACTATCCGTTCACGACGATCGTGCCAAACCTCGGCGTCGTCAGCTTCCGCGATACCACTTTTACCGTGGCTGACATGCCAGGTCTAATCGAAGGGGCCTCAGAAGGGATTGGCCTTGGTCACCAGTTCCTCAAGCACGTTGAACGTACTCGCGTGCTGGTCCACGTGGTCGACATCCTTCCAATCGACGAAAGTGATCCCGTAGCGAACTACGAGCTCATCGAACGAGAACTAGAAAAATACAGTGAAGAGATCGCGGCTCGCCCACGACTCATTGCGCTCAACAAGATCGACATGGTTCCGGCGGAGTCCATCGCTGAAACAGTTGAGAAGTTCGAAAAGTTTGGTCATCAGATCTTCCCGATATCGGGATTCACGAACCGAGGGTTGACGGATCTTCTGAACGCCATGACGGACGTTGTAGAAGAGGCTCTGCCAGAGAGCGAGATTCCGGTGTTCATGCCCGCACTCGAGAAGCAAGGCGAAGATCATTGGGAGATCATTGAAGAGGAAGATTGCTACCGAGTCGTTGGAAAACGATTGGAACGTATGGTTGCCATGACCGATCTCGAGCGAAAGGACGCGGTTCGCTACATGCAGCGTCGCCTCGAAAGAATTGGAGTTCTGGAGAAGCTCCGGCTGTGCGGAGCTGAGGAAGGCGACACCGTCGTGATCGGCGATTTTGAGTTCTCCTACATTGACGAATCATGAGAATTGGCATTTTAGGCGGGACGTTTGATCCTCCACACTTGGGGCATTTGAGGCTAATCGAGTCCGCTCTCGAAGAGCTTGAACTTGATGAAGTCATTGTTTTGCCTGCAAACAAGAACCCATTCAAGAAGGGTCGCGCGGGTGCCACGCCTCAGCAACGTATGGAAATGGTGAGCTTGCTCGCCAAGCAGAACCCGAAGATCATGGTTAGTGACATGGAGATCACTCGAGGGGGACTCAGCTACACGGTGGACACGCTTGGGGAACTCCAGATGGTTTATCCAGGCGAATACTGGTTCATCATGGGCGCCGATGCCCTCAAAGGATTTGGCGAGTGGAAGAACCCCCAACGCATCCTCCGACAATGCCGATTGGCGGTTGCGGCCAGGGCACCAATCGTTCAAGAAGAAGTTTTATTGGGACTGGAAGACTATGTTAAAGAAAGAGTCGACATCATCGAAATGCCCCTGATCGACGCAAGCAGTACGGACATTCGCCTCAAAGTTCAGCGCGGAATGCCCATCGGAAGCCTCACAACTCCCGAGATCGTCGACTATATTAAGAAGAACAAGTTGTACAAATGACATCACAAGAAACCCTAGAACTGATCCGCAATGCGGCAGACGACATGAAAGCCGAGCGCATCGAAGTGCTTGACGTACGCGCAAAGACCTCCATCGCAGACTACTTCCTAGTCTGCTCGGGAACGTCGGATCGACACGTGGACGCGATCGCCGACCGAGTTGCTGAGAAGCTGGTAGAGCACAAGATTAAGCCCCTGAGAAGCGAAGGAGAACGGAGCGGCTGGATTCTTCAGGACTACGGCGACGTCGTTTTTCACGTCATGAAAGAAGAACAACGGCAGTTTTACGACCTGGAATCTCTCTGGGCCTCCGCTCAGGTAAACACAGACTTGGTGTAATTCTCCATGGATCCGAGCGCACACGTTGCTGAACTGAAAGCCGAAATCGCCCGACTCGGGGCGAAGATCTCGGCTTCCTCGGACAGCGACATTGTTGAAGCTCTTAAGTTCAAAAAGGACGCTATAGAAGCCCAGCTTGTCGAGGCCATTCAAAAAGTCGAGGAAGCGAAAGAACAGGAGACGGCAGAAACTGAACCTGAACTGGAGCTGGCGCCTGACGAGCTCGAGAAACTGATCCGCGCCGCCCGCGCGCACTTTTCAGCCGAGCGAAAGCCTGCCCTTCGCGAAGCGTTGGCTACTTTGGAGAAAGCATCACCAAATCACCCGGACGTTTTGGAACTTAAAGCTGATCAACTGATGGCCGCCAGGGACTTCGTCTCCGCGGTACCCGTGCTGAAGAAAGCCCGAAAGATCGCCCCGAAGAGCAAATCGATCGAGGAAAAACTTGCCCAGGCGAGCCTGAAGGCTGCTTATGCGGGTTCGATCGAATCTCAACTCCGGGCTGGATTATCGGATTCTCCCTTCATCGGCGAAGGCGACATTACAGCTTCACCGACCGCCGCCACCTTTGCGTCACTGTTCCTTCCCGGGTCTGGACACATATTCATCGGCCAAACGGTCAAGGGGATTGCCTACCTTTGCTTTTGGCTCTTCTCTCTGATTCCGCTTCTCATCCTGGTGAAGAATGAATCCGATCGCGGCGGCGGGGCCCGACAGTTCAATTTCTCGATGCCCATGATCGTTTTGGGTTTCGTTGCTGTCATGACCTACATGATTGCGCTTTTCGAGGTCGCTGCCATTGCGAAACGGGGTGGCAGTCGACGAGAACCCCCGAACCGTCCAAAGCCACCTGTGGACTTGCCGTTCGAGTAAACCCGAGCGAAAAAACGGTCTAGCTTCGTTCACGTCGGAGTTCGGCGATGAGGTTTTGCTGACTGACGGTTAACGTGAGATCGCTCCGAGTTCGCTCTAAAACCGCCCGAAGGGCGTCAACCGCACGGCGGAGTCCGTTGGTTAGTGAGTCTGGGAAGTCAAATGTGACGAGTTCTTCGTAGATTCCGTCCATCTGAGCAAGAATTCTCTCCGCTTCGGGCATCTTCCCTTCCCGAATTAGATCCAAGACAAACCGCCGCACCTCGCTGGCGGCCTCACACGCACCGTGGAGATAGGCCATCGTCTGCGCTCCCAGTTCGCTGGGCGATGGCAGTGCTTTGTCCAAAACAATCGCCAGAACGCACGCCGCTTCGACCATTTCCTTCTCGGTATCGTGGAGGTAGGACGGATTGAGATTGGGTTGGGCGGACAACAACTCTCTGACCGCGCCTGCCTCCGCCTGAGCTTCGGCTAGCAAAGCACTAGCCTCATCAAACTGATGCCGATGCACATGCCGGATCGACTTTGCGCTAAGTTGTCCAAGTTTGCGGCACCGTACAAGAACCTGTTCTCTTGCCTCGTGCATCGCTTGCGCGTCCGACCTCAGTTCATCCCAGTGACTCATAGTTATTACAAAATGGAACTAGGTCGGCAACTTGCCGAGTATCTAGACTCATGCGAAGGTTACCACTTGCCCTATCTTCCCTTCTTC
Coding sequences:
- the rfbB gene encoding dTDP-glucose 4,6-dehydratase, which gives rise to MKYLVTGGAGFIGSNFLVKYVAERPNDHFHSIDKLSYASNMASLSPIDASPNYQFSRLDLVDFAATMELVTEYAPDVIIHFAAESHVDRSITGPAEFIQSNIVGTFNLLEAAKQKGVFRFHHVSTDEVYGSLGEEGFFVETTSYDPSSPYSASKAASDHLVRAYNRTYKLPVTITNCSNNYGPRQFPEKLVPLMILNCLEGKPLPVYGQGLNTRDWLYVDDHNSAIMAVVDRGREGETYNIGGNAEQKNIDVVKTICRLMGEETGKGDLSHLITYVADRPGHDWRYAIDASKLRDELGWEPTETFDTGIRKTIQWYLENDSWVADVKSGDYQKWLETNYAGRN
- the obgE gene encoding GTPase ObgE, whose translation is MFLDEAIVEFTSGKGGSGAVAFHTEKHVPRGGPNGADGGRGGDVILIAERGKRTLYDFKLMDHHEAESGVHGLGNKRGKNAKDIIIKLPVGTVVTNVETGELLVDLTKHGMKYIVAKGGRGGHGNMHYVNSVRQAPNFAEKGGPAEKVKVKLELKLLADVALIGLPNAGKSTLISSISAAKPKIADYPFTTIVPNLGVVSFRDTTFTVADMPGLIEGASEGIGLGHQFLKHVERTRVLVHVVDILPIDESDPVANYELIERELEKYSEEIAARPRLIALNKIDMVPAESIAETVEKFEKFGHQIFPISGFTNRGLTDLLNAMTDVVEEALPESEIPVFMPALEKQGEDHWEIIEEEDCYRVVGKRLERMVAMTDLERKDAVRYMQRRLERIGVLEKLRLCGAEEGDTVVIGDFEFSYIDES
- the rsfS gene encoding ribosome silencing factor, which produces MTSQETLELIRNAADDMKAERIEVLDVRAKTSIADYFLVCSGTSDRHVDAIADRVAEKLVEHKIKPLRSEGERSGWILQDYGDVVFHVMKEEQRQFYDLESLWASAQVNTDLV
- a CDS encoding haloacid dehalogenase, with the protein product MSHWDELRSDAQAMHEAREQVLVRCRKLGQLSAKSIRHVHRHQFDEASALLAEAQAEAGAVRELLSAQPNLNPSYLHDTEKEMVEAACVLAIVLDKALPSPSELGAQTMAYLHGACEAASEVRRFVLDLIREGKMPEAERILAQMDGIYEELVTFDFPDSLTNGLRRAVDALRAVLERTRSDLTLTVSQQNLIAELRRERS
- the nadD gene encoding nicotinate-nucleotide adenylyltransferase; protein product: MRIGILGGTFDPPHLGHLRLIESALEELELDEVIVLPANKNPFKKGRAGATPQQRMEMVSLLAKQNPKIMVSDMEITRGGLSYTVDTLGELQMVYPGEYWFIMGADALKGFGEWKNPQRILRQCRLAVAARAPIVQEEVLLGLEDYVKERVDIIEMPLIDASSTDIRLKVQRGMPIGSLTTPEIVDYIKKNKLYK
- the rfbA gene encoding glucose-1-phosphate thymidylyltransferase RfbA, translated to MMARKGIILAGGSGTRLYPVTLGTSKQLCPIYNKPMIYYPLSVLMLAGVKEILIITTPEDQAAFQRLLGDGSQWGISLQFTVQPSPDGLAQAFHIGASFVGEDPAVLVLGDNIFFGHDLELLLKNADQREVGATVFAYPVRDASIYGVVEFDENGKAIGLEEKPKAPKSNFAVTGLYFYDNSVIAKARDLKPSARGELEITDLNRLFLEEGSMSVEVMGRGYAWLDTGSHESMLQASQFVESVEQRQGLMVCCPEEIAFRRGWISAQHLTEISRPLQKTHYGQYLLALAEKRIR